In one window of Nicotiana tabacum cultivar K326 chromosome 12, ASM71507v2, whole genome shotgun sequence DNA:
- the LOC107779291 gene encoding zinc-finger homeodomain protein 2-like — translation MEFDEEHEEQEEEIGNIHQISSAAATVNYQTQGNNSVRGVEEGVSTTVRKSSVRYRECLKNHAVGIGGHAVDGCGDFMPAGEEGTMDALKCAACNCHRNFHRKEVEGEVFHHTPPPHLTHHHPQPHHSHHPQFSPYTSYRTPHHPSGYLHVTPPSHQRPLALPSTSREDEDMSNPSSSGGGGNGGVGGSSRKRFRTKFTADQKDKMLAFAERLGWRMQKQDEALVQQFCAETNVQRHVFKVWMHNNKHTLGKKP, via the exons ATGGAATTTGATGAAGAACATGAGGAGCAAGAAGAGGAAATTGGAAATATTCACCAAATATCATCAGCTGCGGCGACTGTGAATTACCAAACACAAGGAAATAATTCAGTTAGAGGAGTTGAAGAAGGTGTTTCCACTACTGTTAGAAAAAGTAGTGTTAGGTATAGAGAGTGCTTGAAAAATCATGCTGTGGGCATAGGTGGACATGCTGTAGATGGCTGCGGAGATTTTATGCCCGCCGGCGAAGAAG GTACTATGGATGCTCTGAAATGTGCTGCCTGCAATTGCCACCGGAATTTCCACCGGAAAGAGGTTGAAGGAGAGGTGTTCCACCATACCCCTCCACCCCACCTAACCCACCACCACCCCCAACCCCATCATTCCCACCACCCCCAATTTTCTCCCTACACTTCCTATCGAACCCCTCACCACCCATCTGGGTACCTACACGTCACCCCACCATCACACCAAAGACCCTTAGCACTACCATCAACTTCTAGAGAAGATGAAGATATGTCGAACCCAAGCAGTAGTGGGGGTGGGGGAAATGGTGGGGTGGGTGGTTCATCAAGAAAGAGGTTTAGGACAAAGTTCACAGCAGACCAAAAGGATAAAATGTTGGCATTTGCTGAAAGATTGGGGTGGCGTATGCAAAAGCAAGATGAGGCATTAGTGCAGCAGTTTTGTGCCGAGACAAATGTTCAGCGACATGTTTTCAAAGTTTGGATGCACAACAACAAGCACACTCTTggtaaaaaaccctaa